One Salvia miltiorrhiza cultivar Shanhuang (shh) chromosome 6, IMPLAD_Smil_shh, whole genome shotgun sequence genomic window, GTTTGTATTGACCGTGGTGAGCATACTTACTTTTGGCGggatgattggcttgggtacaagcttgtggataaacttaaaattccgatatatatgcatgattttctgagcttctcggttagtgattatttttatgatggtgtttggcatttcacGACATCCTTTGTTTCTCGTTTTCCTGATATTGTGGATGATATTCTGCGTATTTTGATGGGCGGCCAGAGGGATACGAGATATTGGAAACAGTCGGTTAAGGGTGAGGTTTCGGCCTCTTTGgctttttctaatatttgccATCGTTTTCCTGCTGTTAGCTGGGGCAAATGGATCTGGGAGGACTTTATTCCGATGAGGCGATCTATTCTCTGTTGGCGTGTCCTCCATGGGCGCTTGCCTACTATTGATGTTCTGATCCGGCAAGGGTTAATTGCGCCCAATGCTTGTTCTTTGTGTCTCCAAGATAGTGAGACGATTTCGCATGTGCTTTGGGAGTGCTCGTGTGTTCGCCCTATTTGGACTGATTTTTTAGGTTGGTTTGGTAAAGAGAATCTCTTGGGGTGCATGGATATTCATTCCTTCTTAGTTCTGGCTTGGAATCTCTCTTGGAGTTCCCAAATTGGTTCCTTTTGGAAGGCGGGAATTATCACTCTGATGTGGCGTATCTGGTCGGGACGCAATGCGCTTATTTTTGAGGATTTGTGCTTTGATAGACGTGCGGTTTTGGCCTTTGTCAAGGCTTACTTTATGGAGATTGATGGGGTTTTCCGGAAGTTGGGTAATATTTCTAATTCTTGGGCTGACTATTCGATCACTCGTGCGATTGGGGTGAGGAGCCGTGCTGCTCCTCCCCCCTGTATGGtggaggttcactggtggcctcccgttggtcaatggattaaagttaatacagatggctcggcggcgggagctcctggagttattgctgcgggtggggtttttcgagacaagtggtctcatgtccgaggttgttttcattttaaaggcggcaacggctttgctttcgaggcggaattgttggctgtgatctatgctattcacattgctcatacccgaggctggcggcatctgtgggttgaggctgactctatgtatgtggttcaccttttgtattctcgctcgagtgatgttccttggagatttaggGCGTTTTGGCAGCATACTCTGCGCCTGCTtcgggatttttctttgatggtctcacatatttaccgtgagggtaatcaaccggcagatattatggccaatgatgatcgacaggaaggctggtggccttttgcgattgaggagattaggattGCGGTTGCAAGGGATATGTCGACGCATAGTCATATCCGTATGGTTATATAAGCAGTTTCGTTGGTTCCCTTAGGCTTTGGTtgggttgttttcttttgttgttggtctcctgttttctttcttggttcttcttcttccggttttcttgagccgagcttcttaggggtgatggttaggccggaactcctgaagttgtctcttcccgctcctgaaccgaatgtgagtctttcacgagtactctttttccttctaaggtctcttcttcttagaaggttttaatgaggctcggtcttttgtttgctctcttttgcgctttcttggatattttgtactctttttcttttccattaATACAAGCCTTATTCTCATCATCATgtcttttcttatatatatgaaGGTTAACTGCTACAATTTGTGTAAAATTTGTTCATTTTCTTATACATTTATACATTAGAAGATATATAAAATGAACCCTCAATCTATTAGTTAGAGAGAAAGCATGTGACCAACTGAATCATCTgtgtaaaatttatttatatatacttcAAAATCAAAACATGACTATATAACTATATAATGGCAATGTGTTTCTTCTATTTATATACGAATGGCATTCCTCCCGTCCCATTGAAAAGTAGATTGTAATAGCATGATGATATagaaatgaagaagaagaatatgTAAAAAGTGGACAATGTAGTCAACTATAGATAAATGTTTGGTAATATATTAGTTGGAGAAATATTTCGTACGTAGTACCACATTAATTAGATATAGTGACAACTCAAACGTGACCTCGctaatatatataatcataggggagggctataataaaaacacttttaagtgtataaaatatggatGAATCTTGTCCATTAGATCTTGATTGATCTAATGGCTTAAAATTAGCCTAATCTAATCTTTAATATACACGCATATTTTCTAAAAGGTTAATGATGTAATTCAACTTTTAACTTCTGTAATTATTCACGCTAATAAGCATCATGTCAGTAATTATTTACGCTAAGTACATatcaaatcttttttttttcacatcaaATCTTTATTTCCAACTATCAAATCTTTATTTGATGCCATATATTCAACACACGATTCTAACCTAAATTTTAACGCATTCTCAAAAGAAAGAACACACACGCCAAAATTCTGGGTTTTTCACTCTACTTCTTCAAACTAATTCATGGATAATCCAGGTATGTgtgttctttattatttttagcaTTCTGTTAcgatttttttgttattatttcgAGTATGAAACATAATTTGTTACGAATTGCTTCTGGGTTATGTTCAGTAGTATTTTGCAcgatttttcttttaatttgttacgaattattTGCGTCTGGAAGTATTTTACGTATGAAGTGTGATCATGTTTCAATTGTATTTCAATAGTCTGTTTTGCGGCGAATTTAATAGTCTGTTTATGTATTTCAATAAACTGGTTTCGATTGCATATGAATCATACGAATTTGTTACGAATCTTATTAGTTACGTAACACATTAGTGTAACACAACAGATTGCATCATTATATTACTTTGATAtcagtttgattaattattatttcagattcaGAGCAAGAAGGGCAGTGGTAAGAGGTTGAAGTCTAGATTTGAGATAGAGGCCGAGAAAGCAAAGAAACCCAAGAGGTTGTGCAAAAAGTGTGGTCGTCGTGCTCGACATGATTCGCGCAATTGTGGCAAGGTTGTTGAAGAAGATAGTGAAGAGGACTGATTGTTATAGGACAAAGAAACGATTTCAATTTCTAACTTTGTCATAGACTTTGAAGTTTGTTACTATTTATTTGGTATTTCAAAGTCATGGGATATGACTAACACGTTTTGAATCTTTCACCATTAATTTTGTGGTTTTGTGAACTattcattttataatattaCTTAATAATTAGACGTTACTATGATTAATTTGTTTGGTATGTTTATATGCATTGCGTGAATGTAAGTGTATTGTTATAATAtagtatatgtttttttttgcaTGAACATTTGCCATAATCCCGCACAACTAACAACTACAATCTTAATTCTATTACTCATATCATAGCCATTCTCATTAATTCGTAACCTCATTAAACATAATTCGTAATCTCGGTGATCCACAAAAAAACATAGTTTCATCTCATTAactcattttttaaaaacaccaaatcaatttattttaaaaacaattTCATCTCATTAACTCATTTTTCCATGTGAAAGATGATATTGTATTTGGGTGAAAGAATAATTGCGAGAAAATCCACCGTTCTCGACAACAACAATTTGAATTGGCATGAAACTATCATACCAATTTCagaataaaatgataaaaaattcgTAGCACACCATTTTTTTCGACcgaatcatttttattaattaaaaaccaACATGTGTATAATTATTAATCAGATAAAGTGTAATTCCTAAAAGAATAATAACGCTAAATTTATCATACCAATTCTCTATAATTCGTAACCCCACGAAACATAATTCGAAAATCCGgtgattcataaaaaaaactGAGATTCAAATCAGTGAATTTAGTATATagtaatccaaaaaaaaatccaactaATACCAAAACAATTTACTTATTATTGTATTTGCTTGAACGAATATTTGCAAAAAAATCCTCCATAAACAAAACAATAACTTGAATTTGTAGGAAATTATCATACCAATTTCagaataaaatgataaaaaattcgTAGCACACCATTTTTTTCGAAcgaatcatttttattaattaaaaaccaACATGTGTATACTTATTAATCAGATAAAGTGTAATTCGTTAAAGAATAATAACGCAAAATTTATCATACCAATTCTCTATAATTCGTAACCCCACAAAACATAATTCGAAATTCCGgtgattcataaaaaaaatgagattctaATCAGTGACTTTAGTATATcgtaatccaaaaaaaaatccaactaATACCAAAACAATTTACTTATTATTGTATTTGGTTGAAAGAATAATTGCGAATAAATCCTCCataaacaaatcaataatttgaatttgtaggaAATTATCATACCAATTTCAGAATAAACTTATAAAAATTTTGTAACACAACAATTTTGCCGtaagaattatattttattatttaaaaaccAACATTTGTATAATTCTTACTCAGATAAAGTGTACGAAAACTGATAAAACATGGAATTAACCCAACGAAAGTCATAATAAAGGTATAATATTTTCTACAAAAATAATGTCTAACGTATAGATCAAAGAAAATGTTCCAGAAAATATCAACCAACCCTAAACCATTAAATAAGCTTCAACCTAACAAAGTAGCATCAATATTTATAGCGGGGTTTTTAAAGACCTCGTCATAGTACGCATTCGCTCCCACTGCAATCGCATctttaacactatttttttccCAACCAAGAAGGGCTGCACAATACCTCACACGCAAGAGGTTAAGTTGTTTCTTTAGTTTCGGTGCCAGGGAGCAACCCCATAAGGCTGGGGACTCACCCATAAATGTCTCCATGTGTCGCATCATATATACGCCCGAGTCATTTATGTTATTTGAGTCCCCCCATTTCAACGGTGGTATCATTATCCTTGCGCGTTTCACAATGGTGCTCTTGTGCACATGACCCATAGAGCCAAAGTAGTCTCCAAGCATTTGCTTCTGTTAGATAAATGAAcatcaaaaaatgaaaaaatattaaaccATAAAACACGCAAAAGCTTGAAGACATGTGGACGTCATTGTTATTTACCACGTCATCAACTGCAGACATATATTTTTCAGTTCGGCAATGCACTTGCGCCTCATTCCTGCTGTCTAAGACGTACACCTTCTCTTTTTTTAGGTCGACGCACACCAGGAAAAAATTCATCACTCTAAAAACAGGGAAAAAGAACTGCAAGGAGTAATGCATGACAACACTTTAGTAATACGATTCGCATGatcaaaaaatataataacaatgCACAACATTTAAACCATACCAAATCTATGGTTGTTACAAATAACAGCTGCGGCGTGGTTAGTTCA contains:
- the LOC130990731 gene encoding uncharacterized protein LOC130990731; amino-acid sequence: MALNLCLTFRMSQSLFRSSRGGYGKIFYSIWVISEPVGTRCRDKGLLKKTNYNLSPFIERSVNTTKRLNKKEKALALFGFYNPAVDNLEVMFRYGNKMLQRMHIATLCRDNVVGPEVINAWGMYLNSNEEFKADTLPTRFFASVEICSESILQPPSSWTFKRRRDIFVRLLSDELTTPQLLFVTTIDLFFFPVFRVMNFFLVCVDLKKEKVYVLDSRNEAQVHCRTEKYMSAVDDVKQMLGDYFGSMGHVHKSTIVKRARIMIPPLKWGDSNNINDSGVYMMRHMETFMGESPALWGCSLAPKLKKQLNLLRVRYCAALLGWEKNSVKDAIAVGANAYYDEVFKNPAINIDATLLG